A genomic region of Arachis stenosperma cultivar V10309 chromosome 9, arast.V10309.gnm1.PFL2, whole genome shotgun sequence contains the following coding sequences:
- the LOC130950136 gene encoding uncharacterized protein LOC130950136, which produces MTDEHSHAPSSTNQAEILAINESLKTENQRMAELLRQMEHDRSKGEHKSAENKDNNDEHTSETKHTIPKATKITTKKRTNPFAKEVTSFEMPQNFTLPSTLKPYNGIGDPNVHVTKFQAMMFMNKDSDPILCRTFPTFLDGAALIWFSNLPEGSISSFDELADQFVNHFAASKIYVHNSDYLSTIKQGPNESLKDYMTRFAKATNEIPNLNPEVHLHALKSGLRLGKFQESIVIAKPKTLAEFCEKATTQIEVEEFRALRRANKPTPSREEERKSRQSNSRTDQRTFRLTPKFDNYTPLNAKRKDIIKDILHSKLIKPPNRAGTYQDQRHVDRSKYCAFHQKYGHTTDDCVIARDVLEKLAHQGLLDKYIDSQGRKRSTDDLGQQPKATDNSRDKGKKVDNNINPPR; this is translated from the coding sequence ATGACAGACGAGCATAGCCACGCTCCCTCGAGCACCAATCAAGCCGAGATCTTGGCAATCAACGAGTCCCTTAAGACTGAAAACCAAAGAATGGCCGAGCTCCTGCGACAAATGGAGCACGACCGAAGCAAAGGAGAGCACAAAAGTGCCGAAAACAAAGACAACAATGACGAGCACACCTCGGAAACTAAACATACCATCCCTAAAGCCACCAAAATAACCACCAAAAAAAGAACCAACCCCTTCGCCAAAGAAGTCACGAGCTTCGAAATGCCCCAAAATTTCACCCTACCGTCAACCCTAAAACCCTACAATGGAATAGGAGATCCGAACGTCCACGTCACCAAGTTCCAGGCCATGATGTTCATGAATAAGGATTCCGATCCAATCTTATGCCGCACTTTCCCAACTTTCCTAGATGGAGCCGCCCTGATTTGGTTTTCTAACCTCCCCGAAGGCTCCATTTCTAGCTTCGACGAACTAGCAGACCAGTTCGTCAACCACTTCGCCGCATCCAAAATATACGTCCATAACTCTGATTACCTAAGCACCATCAAACAGGGACCGAACGAAAGCCTAAAAGACTACATGACCAGGTTTGCCAAAGCAACTAACGAGATACCTAACCTAAACCCCGAAGTCCACCTCCATGCCTTAAAGAGCGGCCTACGACTGGGGAAATTCCAAGAATCCATAGTCATTGCAAAACCAAAAACCCTGGCCGAGTTCTGCGAAAAAGCAACAACCCAGATCGAGGTTGAAGAATTTCGAGCACTACGAAGAGCAAATAAACCTACCCCAAGCAGAGAGGAGGAAAGGAAAAGCAGACAATCAAACAGCAGAACGGATCAGAGAACGTTCAGACTAACACCCAAATTtgacaactacacccccctcaaTGCAAAAAGGAAGGACATCATAAAGGACATATTGCACTCAAAACTCATCAAGCCCCCAAACAGGGCCGGTACATATCAAGATCAGCGTCACGTGGATAGGTCAAAATACTGTGCCTTCCACCAAAAGTATGGCCACACTACAGATGACTGTGTAATAGCCAGAGATGTCCTCGAAAAACTCGCCCACCAAGGACTGCTGGACAAATACATCGACAGCCAAGGAAGGAAGCGAAGCACAGACGATCTCGGCCAACAACCCAAAGCAACTGACAATTCCCGAGATAAGGGGAAAAAGGTAGATAACAATATCAATCCACCTCGCTGA
- the LOC130948800 gene encoding serine/arginine-rich splicing factor RS40-like isoform X2 — protein sequence MEDDRDAEAAIRALDRIEFGRKGRRLRVEWTKHERGIRRPASSRRSANGRPSKTLFVINFDTYHTRTRDLERHFEPYGKITSVRIRRNFAFVQYESEDDASRALEATNMSKLLDRVISVEFAVKDDDDRRGGHSPGRGHDRQRDRSRDGRRSPSPYRRERGSPDYGRGPSPYKRERGSPDYGRGRSRSRSHSPLRREQQVSPVYGRRSASPYGRQRDGPDPSRGSSRSPYHKERGRADHGISPSHSPDGRETSPQNGRGPSQSPYDTQKASPVNGHETRDSPEGKGNPSPYNGYKGSPNTGLEPRDSPNYSGPESPMHEAYHSQSPPAEE from the exons ATGGAAGATGACAGAGATGCTGAGGCTGCAATTCGTGCCCTCGATCGTATTGAATTTGGTCGGAAGGGGCGCAGGCTTCGTGTTGAATGGACAAAG CATGAGCGTGGCATCAGAAGACCTGCTAGTTCAAGAAGATCAGCTAATGGGAGGCCATCAAAGACCttatttgttattaattttgatacataCCATACCAGAACAAGGGACTTGGAGCGGCACTTTGAGCCATATGGTAAGATAACCAGTGTGAGGATCCGAAGGAATTTTGCTTTTGTTCAGTATGAATCAGAGGATGATGCTAGCAGAGCACTGGAAGCTACAAATATGAG CAAGTTATTGGATCGGGTTATTTCAGTTGAGTTTGCTGTTAAAGATGATGATGACAGGCGAGGTGGACATAGTCCTGGGAGAGGTCATGATCGTCAGCGTGACAGGAGCCGTGATGGAAGGCGGTCACCCAGTCCATATCGCAGAGAAAGGGGTAGCCCTGATTATGGCCGTGGGCCTAGTCCATATAAGAGGGAAAGGGGCAGTCCTGACTATGGCCGAGGCCGCAGCCGTAGTCGTAGCCACAGTCCCCTTCGAAGAGAGCAGCAAGTTAGTCCTGTTTATGGGCGTAGAAGCGCTAGTCCATATGGAAGACAGAGGGATGGCCCTGATCCTTCCCGTGGGTCTAGCCGAAGCCCTTACCACAAAGAGCGTGGGAGAGCTGATCATGGAATCTCTCCTTCCCATAGTCCTGATGGAAGGGAGACAAGCCCCCAAAATGGCCGTGGTCCTAGTCAAAGTCCTTATGATACTCAGAAGGCTAGCCCTGTAAATGGCCACGAGACCAGGGATAGTCCCGAAGGAAAAGGGAACCCTAGCCCTTACAATGGTTATAAAGGAAGCCCAAACACGGGGCTTGAACCAAGGGATAGCCCCAACTATAGTGGTCCTGAAAGTCCCATGCATGAAGCATATCACAG TCAGTCACCCCCTGCAGAAGAATGA
- the LOC130948800 gene encoding serine/arginine-rich splicing factor RS40-like isoform X1, producing the protein MRPIFCGNFEYDARQSELERLFKRYGKVDRVDMKSGFAFIYMEDDRDAEAAIRALDRIEFGRKGRRLRVEWTKHERGIRRPASSRRSANGRPSKTLFVINFDTYHTRTRDLERHFEPYGKITSVRIRRNFAFVQYESEDDASRALEATNMSKLLDRVISVEFAVKDDDDRRGGHSPGRGHDRQRDRSRDGRRSPSPYRRERGSPDYGRGPSPYKRERGSPDYGRGRSRSRSHSPLRREQQVSPVYGRRSASPYGRQRDGPDPSRGSSRSPYHKERGRADHGISPSHSPDGRETSPQNGRGPSQSPYDTQKASPVNGHETRDSPEGKGNPSPYNGYKGSPNTGLEPRDSPNYSGPESPMHEAYHSQSPPAEE; encoded by the exons ATGAGGCCTATCTTCTGTGGAAATTTTGAATATGATGCCCGGCAGTCTGAGCTGGAGCGGCTTTTTAAGCGATATGGGAAGGTTGATAGGGTGGATATGAAGTCTG GATTTGCTTTTATTTATATGGAAGATGACAGAGATGCTGAGGCTGCAATTCGTGCCCTCGATCGTATTGAATTTGGTCGGAAGGGGCGCAGGCTTCGTGTTGAATGGACAAAG CATGAGCGTGGCATCAGAAGACCTGCTAGTTCAAGAAGATCAGCTAATGGGAGGCCATCAAAGACCttatttgttattaattttgatacataCCATACCAGAACAAGGGACTTGGAGCGGCACTTTGAGCCATATGGTAAGATAACCAGTGTGAGGATCCGAAGGAATTTTGCTTTTGTTCAGTATGAATCAGAGGATGATGCTAGCAGAGCACTGGAAGCTACAAATATGAG CAAGTTATTGGATCGGGTTATTTCAGTTGAGTTTGCTGTTAAAGATGATGATGACAGGCGAGGTGGACATAGTCCTGGGAGAGGTCATGATCGTCAGCGTGACAGGAGCCGTGATGGAAGGCGGTCACCCAGTCCATATCGCAGAGAAAGGGGTAGCCCTGATTATGGCCGTGGGCCTAGTCCATATAAGAGGGAAAGGGGCAGTCCTGACTATGGCCGAGGCCGCAGCCGTAGTCGTAGCCACAGTCCCCTTCGAAGAGAGCAGCAAGTTAGTCCTGTTTATGGGCGTAGAAGCGCTAGTCCATATGGAAGACAGAGGGATGGCCCTGATCCTTCCCGTGGGTCTAGCCGAAGCCCTTACCACAAAGAGCGTGGGAGAGCTGATCATGGAATCTCTCCTTCCCATAGTCCTGATGGAAGGGAGACAAGCCCCCAAAATGGCCGTGGTCCTAGTCAAAGTCCTTATGATACTCAGAAGGCTAGCCCTGTAAATGGCCACGAGACCAGGGATAGTCCCGAAGGAAAAGGGAACCCTAGCCCTTACAATGGTTATAAAGGAAGCCCAAACACGGGGCTTGAACCAAGGGATAGCCCCAACTATAGTGGTCCTGAAAGTCCCATGCATGAAGCATATCACAG TCAGTCACCCCCTGCAGAAGAATGA
- the LOC130948186 gene encoding uncharacterized protein LOC130948186 encodes MDSIIMKSSFPAVLFSRKPQIRALSKVSIKAPPASFDYREEIGQESKAAIAEWHPELLDLAENGSLVLVQKKRFGPVPSWRTEFVEPEEIWLVGTNHVSQRSAVEVERVVRCLRPDNVVVELCRSRAGIMYASGNDDDVDEVGKFRSNMFSLSGTGFFGAVGRSINLGGQTALALRLLLAAFSSKISSDINRPFGDEFRAARKASEQVGAQIVLGDRPIEITLQRAWKALKWSQKLSLVTSVIGGIASSTSDISANKLQEASSDDGTFQLYEQLGFTYPSLLPPLIHERDVYIAWSLKRSKAVNNCKSVVGVIGKGHMNGVIYALLSDTGNLRFRDLVGTRDSNYQWILDLVKGLIRDTAIGLLLWALYQFIYHTT; translated from the exons ATGGACTCCATTATTATGAAATCAAGCTTCCCTGCAGTACTCTTCTCAAGAAAACCTCAAATCAGAGCATTGAGCAAGGTTTCGATCAAAGCCCCGCCTGCCAGTTTCGATTACAGGGAAGAGATTGGTCAAGAGTCGAAAGCAGCCATAGCTGAATGGCACCCTGAGTTGCTTGACTTGGCTGAGAATGGGAGCTTGGTTTTGGTGCAGAAGAAGAGGTTTGGCCCTGTCCCTTCTTGGAGGACTGAGTTCGTGGAACCCGAGGAGATTTGGCTGGTCGGAACCAACCATGTTTCGCAGAGGTCCGCCGTGGAGGTAGAGCGCGTGGTGCGGTGTCTCAGACCAGATAATGTGGTTGTAGAACTCTGTAGAAGCAG AGCTGGGATCATGTATGCATCTGGCAATGATGATGACGTTGATGAAGTAGGCAAGTTCAGATCAAACATGTTCTCTTTGAGTGGCACTGGCTTCTTTGGAGCTGTTGGTCGCAGCATAAACTTGG GTGGTCAAACTGCTTTGGCATTGAGATTGCTTCTGGCTGCTTTCTCATCCAAGATCTCTTCAGATATTAACCGCCCTTTTGGTGATGAG TTCCGTGCTGCTCGAAAAGCTTCTGAGCAAGTTGGTGCACAGATTGTTTTGGGAGATCGTCCCATTGAAATAACA CTACAGAGAGCATGGAAGGCTTTAAAATGGAGTCAGAAACTAAGTTTAGTCACCTCGGTTATTGGTGGGATAGCTTCTTCTACTTCTGACATTTCTGCAAATAAGCTTCAG GAAGCAAGTTCAGATGATGGTACATTTCAACTTTATGAGCAACTAGGTTTTACATACCCATCACTATTGCCGCCTCTCATACATGAAAGAGATGTT TATATTGCATGGTCATTGAAGCGAAGCAAAGCTGTGAACAATTGTAAAAGCGTGGTGGGTGTTATTGGAAAAGGGCACATGAATGGTGTAATATACGCACTCTTATCTGATACAGGCAATTTGAGGTTTCGAGATCTTGTTGGCACAAGAGATTCCAATTATCAATGGATTCTTGACCTTGTTAAGGGTTTAATCAGGGACACAGCCATTGGTCTTCTCTTATGGGCCTTATATCAATTCATATATCACACAACATAA